One part of the Mya arenaria isolate MELC-2E11 chromosome 3, ASM2691426v1 genome encodes these proteins:
- the LOC128225992 gene encoding uncharacterized protein LOC128225992 — MLTLSSWTLTLSSWTLTLDVDTIVVDVDTFIVDVDTIVMDIDTIIVDVDTIVEDVDTIIMDVDIIVVDVDTIILVLDTIITDVDTIIVDVDTLIVDVDTIVVDVDTFIVDVDTIVLDVDTIIVDVDTIVVDVDTIIVDIDTSIVDIDTLIVDVYTIVVDVDTFFVDVDTIIVDVDTIIVFLSLSVLVLMLLRSV; from the coding sequence ATGTTGACACTATCGTCGTGGACGTTGACACTATCATCGTGGACGTTGACACTGGACGTTGACACTATCGTCGTGGACGTTGACACTTTCATCGTGGACGTTGACACTATCGTCATGGACATTGACACTATCATCGTGGACGTTGACACTATCGTCGAGGACGTTGACACTATCATCATGGACGTTGACATTATCGTCGTTGACGTTGACACTATCATCTTGGTCCTTGACACTATCATCACGGACGTTGACACTATCATCGTCGACGTTGACACTCTCATCGTGGACGTTGACACTATCGTCGTGGACGTTGACACTTTTATCGTGGACGTTGACACTATCGTCTTGGACGTTGACACTATCATCGTGGACGTTGACACTATCGTCGTTGACGTTGACACTATCATCGTGGACATTGACACTAGCATCGTGGACATTGACACTCTCATCGTGGACGTTTACACTATCGTCGTGGACGTTGACACTTTCTTCGTGGACGTTGATACTATTATCGTGGACGTTGACACTATCATCGTGTTTCTAAGCTTGTCCGTATTAGTTTTGATGCTACTAAGATCGGTTTGA